A genomic stretch from Coffea arabica cultivar ET-39 chromosome 10c, Coffea Arabica ET-39 HiFi, whole genome shotgun sequence includes:
- the LOC113714722 gene encoding protein PARTING DANCERS homolog isoform X2, with protein sequence MMSTAWRDEQQPSFINFISCFLSANSFRLNIVPIAPDFIFNCGGLSIAFIFVTNWDSNLTASVFTRVQKLKEQFAHLYVVVNLPTEEQNDSFVRSYFKSDMEFGRPTFMPVLDIEMGFEKILKIALARGIAKRQDAISKLKADRERSVQTMDAYLRVVSSIPGIDSHDANALNQAVGSIEAIAKASKEYILEYTDLSAEKAETITRFFRDQSYYLGPKIS encoded by the exons ATGATGAGCACAGCATGGCGAGATGAACAACAGCCATCCTTCATCAACTTCATCTCATGTTTCCTCAGTGCAAATTCTTTCCGTCTGAACATTGTGCCAATTGCTCCA GATTTCATTTTCAACTGTGGAGGTTTGTCCATAGCTTTCATTTTTGTGACTAACTGGGATTCTAACTTGACTGCATCGGTGTTTACAAG AGTTCAGAAATTGAAAGAACAGTTTGCTCACTTGTATGTGGTTGTCAATCTACCAACAGAGGAGCAGAATGATTCTTTTGTTCGCTCTTATTTCAA ATCCGATATGGAGTTTGGCAGGCCAACATTTATGCCAGTACTGGACATAGAGATGGGATTTGAGAAGATTTTGAAGATTGCACTTGCTCGCGGGA TTGCTAAGCGACAAGATGCTATATCAAAACTAAAAGCAGAT CGAGAAAGATCAGTGCAAACAATGGATGCGTATCTCAGAGTGGTCAGCTCCATTCCAGGCATTGATAGTCATGATGCAAATGCG CTAAATCAAGCTGTTGGTTCAATTGAAGCAATTGCAAAAGCATCAAAGGAGTACATTTTGGAATATACTGATCTTTCTGCGGAGAAAGCTGAGACGATTACAAGGTTTTTCAGAGATCAAAGCTATTATCTTGGTCCCAAAATCAGTTAG
- the LOC113714722 gene encoding protein PARTING DANCERS homolog isoform X1, with protein sequence MMMKRQAGVGRYRGESTASLSNSSIALSNSGSSGVCMMSTAWRDEQQPSFINFISCFLSANSFRLNIVPIAPDFIFNCGGLSIAFIFVTNWDSNLTASVFTRVQKLKEQFAHLYVVVNLPTEEQNDSFVRSYFKSDMEFGRPTFMPVLDIEMGFEKILKIALARGIAKRQDAISKLKADRERSVQTMDAYLRVVSSIPGIDSHDANALNQAVGSIEAIAKASKEYILEYTDLSAEKAETITRFFRDQSYYLGPKIS encoded by the exons ATGATGATGAAGAGGCAAGCCGGAGTTGGACGGTATAGAGGAGAATCAACTGCGTCACTTTCTAATTCTTCGATCGCCTTGTCCAATTCAG GTAGCAGTGGAGTTTGTATGATGAGCACAGCATGGCGAGATGAACAACAGCCATCCTTCATCAACTTCATCTCATGTTTCCTCAGTGCAAATTCTTTCCGTCTGAACATTGTGCCAATTGCTCCA GATTTCATTTTCAACTGTGGAGGTTTGTCCATAGCTTTCATTTTTGTGACTAACTGGGATTCTAACTTGACTGCATCGGTGTTTACAAG AGTTCAGAAATTGAAAGAACAGTTTGCTCACTTGTATGTGGTTGTCAATCTACCAACAGAGGAGCAGAATGATTCTTTTGTTCGCTCTTATTTCAA ATCCGATATGGAGTTTGGCAGGCCAACATTTATGCCAGTACTGGACATAGAGATGGGATTTGAGAAGATTTTGAAGATTGCACTTGCTCGCGGGA TTGCTAAGCGACAAGATGCTATATCAAAACTAAAAGCAGAT CGAGAAAGATCAGTGCAAACAATGGATGCGTATCTCAGAGTGGTCAGCTCCATTCCAGGCATTGATAGTCATGATGCAAATGCG CTAAATCAAGCTGTTGGTTCAATTGAAGCAATTGCAAAAGCATCAAAGGAGTACATTTTGGAATATACTGATCTTTCTGCGGAGAAAGCTGAGACGATTACAAGGTTTTTCAGAGATCAAAGCTATTATCTTGGTCCCAAAATCAGTTAG